One genomic region from Leishmania panamensis strain MHOM/PA/94/PSC-1 chromosome 10 sequence encodes:
- a CDS encoding hypothetical protein (TriTrypDB/GeneDB-style sysID: LpmP.10.1010): MPAKSQFLKGLEDKPHHVTIPLEDWHDLTFRKCLSFTRLYGVSGMRIYAQTKSGNMENRTFRIIHVVPRFMSEAELLDREKLPLIAKERNLEYARVCDALYRLQRRHAQTHSKAVSPVPPAQTLDIGGALAEVLALRTTPCFGLHLLVTVQSENTEQQSASPALTDVAARAHLKRLPLPVLHRFISELAAVRAAWERDLLAPSAAAAIQEQALLGREVINAFLYHICLWQRRYPLELLSAVLSFYDDQRQPFSPATPASRLTPAHLESLLEEAHRLYYPDLSDVPGLIRCDVFMTYPHMPLEEQRQLMRKIAAAVAHREAAGSLRHQSTSMGAEEDCATDNLFGHSRTPPDPQLLLRSFVVDGATVIPERFCTDMSTEKYHTMRDAFELHKHDGVRRLAAQDYGRTSTNLTSLPPPQPAASSMGCRHS, encoded by the coding sequence ATGCCAGCGAAGAGCCAGTTCCTCAAGGGCCTTGAGGACAAGCCACACCACGTCACAATCCCTCTTGAGGACTGGCATGATCTAACATTCCGAAAGTGCCTGTCCTTCACGCGGCTCTACGGCGTTTCTGGAATGAGAATTTATGCACAAACTAAGAGTGGCAACATGGAGAACCGGACGTTTCGCATCATCCACGTCGTCCCACGCTTTATGTCGGAAGCGGAACTGCTagacagagagaagctgCCCCTCATTGCAAAGGAACGCAACCTCGAGTACGCCCGTGTCTGTGACGCCCTCTATAGACTGCAACGTAGACATGCACAGACTCACAGCAAAGCTGTGAGCCCTGTGCCACCTGCTCAGACACTGGACATAGGTGGCGCACTTGCAGAGGTGCTCGCCCTACGCACGACGCCGTGCTTTGGCCTGCACCTTCTCGTCACCGTTCAAAGTGAAAATACTGAGCAACAGAGCGCGTCGCCGGCGCTCACAgatgtggcggcgcgcgcaCACCTGAAGCGGTTACCGCTGCCCGTCCTACATCGCTTTATTTCTGAGCTCGCCGCGGTACGCGCGGCATGGGAGCGAGACCTTCTTGCACCCAGTGCGGCAGCCGCTATCCAGGAGCAAGCCCTGTTGGGAAGAGAGGTCATCAATGCGTTTCTCTATCACATTTGCCTctggcagcgccgctaccCCCTGGAGCTCTTGTCCGCCGTTCTCTCCTTCTACGACGACCAAAGGCAGCCTTTCTCCCCCGCCACTCCAGCGAGCCGCTTAACACCAGCTCACCTCGAATCCTTACTGGAGGAAGCGCACCGCCTGTACTACCCAGACTTGAGCGACGTGCCGGGCTTAATCCGCTGCGACGTTTTCATGACCTACCCCCATATGCCGCTGGaggaacagcggcagctgatgcGCAAGATCGCTGCGGCTGTCGCTCACCGTGAGGCCGCTGGCAGCCTGCGACACCAAAGTACCAGCATGGGCGCCGAAGAGGACTGTGCCACCGACAACTTGTTTGGACACTCTCGCACTCCTCCCGACCCACaacttcttcttcgctcctTCGTGGTGGACGGTGCTACGGTCATACCGGAGCGCTTCTGCACTGATATGTCCACGGAGAAGTACCACACAATGCGAGATGCCTTTGAGCTCCACAAACATGACGGTGTGCGTCGCTTGGCTGCGCAGGACTACGGCAGGACGTCGACCAACCTTacctcgcttcctcctccccagcCGGCAGCATCGTCGATGGGGTGCCGTCATAGCTAA
- a CDS encoding PAB1-binding protein, putative (TriTrypDB/GeneDB-style sysID: LpmP.10.1020), whose product MIGPNESSNADRLEYLYLNLVGQTVLIHTVDGALCEGLFVSRTDADVAADEAGVFISFPRNLPSVVHSALDASELSDETRLFRYEDIMMMEAKNMKLRTETPGAGHVHSYRGEHDLKTLDWAAEGADELLEADSHVTGQWDQFKANERFGVASTYREELYTTKLDESKLSKEQIAYAERTAKEIEGSGTRNLQHRLERTDVTTEYVDEGSMFSDVARDARGSKRNVPATRKEVAAAAPVASAVPATTAAATTATVGRGTTRQAAPAPPPPEEPVTLPPPPVPEVSAVQHKTVYSPNPSATPFVPPLKSFLANVAHLVANNDNCYACPTDWPGDIDFYDRDVSHYSRPQAPVQPNMHHKYNQPVMNPMPGRGAPMNHHQHHAMNPHPAVYNTSGSMGGHIGNPHLQQQHPQYMDPGNNNNGMMPPQGPGAMPGPSPARMQQQRTKTSQPQQPVHTATQSIPPPQQQQPHQQQQVSAIDSSGPQQDRAVSGAKKLRRGGMAAAARQDGGEGAPQGGNKKSGK is encoded by the coding sequence ATGATTGGCCCTAACGAGAGCAGCAATGCCGACCGCTTGGAGTACCTGTACCTCAACCTGGTCGGCCAGACGGTGCTGATCCACACCGTGGACGGGGCCCTGTGCGAAGGTCTCTTCGTTTCGCGAACCGACGCCGATGTGGCCGCGGACGAGGCGGGTGTGTTCATTTCTTTCCCGCGCAACCTGCCCTCGGTGGTGCACAGCGCCCTCGACGCATCGGAGCTTTCTGACGAGACGCGCCTCTTCCGGTACGAGGACATCATGATGATGGAGGCCAAGAACATGAAGTTACGCACCGAGACCCCAGGCGCCGGCCACGTGCACTCCTACCGCGGCGAGCACGACCTCAAGACGCTGGACTGGGCTGCCGAGGGTGCGgatgagctgctggaggctgATAGCCACGTCACCGGCCAGTGGGATCAATTCAAGGCGAATGAGCGGTTCGGCGTCGCCTCGACCTACCGCGAAGAACTGTACACAACGAAGCTGGATGAGTCGAAGCTCAGCAAGGAGCAGATCGCCTACGCCGAACGCACCGCAAAGGAAATTGAGGGCTCCGGAACGCGCaacctgcagcaccgcctcgaaCGCACCGATGTGACGACCGAGTATGTGGATGAGGGCTCTATGTTCTCCGATGTGGCACGCGACGCTCGTGGAAGCAAACGCAATGTGCCGGCCACGCGCAAGGAggtcgctgcggcagcgccagtggCGTCGGCTGTACCAGCcaccactgcggcagcaacCACAGCCACGGTGGGTCGTGGCACAACTCGTcaagctgcgccagcgccgccgccaccagagGAGCCCGTCAccttgccaccgccaccggtgCCTGAAGTcagtgcggtgcagcacaaGACGGTGTACAGCCCCAACCCGTCGGCCACCCCGtttgtgccgccgctgaagAGTTTCCTGGCGAACGTGGCCCACCTAGTGGCAAACAACGACAACTGCTACGCGTGCCCAACGGACTGGCCTGGCGACATCGACTTCTACGACCGCGACGTGTCACACTACTCACGTCCGCaggcgccggtgcagccGAATATGCACCACAAGTACAACCAGCCCGTCATGAACCCCATGCCGGGTCGCGGTGCCCCCATgaaccaccaccagcaccacgcTATGAACCCGCATCCCGCAGTGTACAACACAAGCGGCTCGATGGGGGGACACATAGGCAACCCACacctacagcagcagcaccctcAGTACATGGATCctggcaacaacaacaacggcatGATGCCACCGCAGGGGCCAGGTGCTATGCCAGGTCCATCCCCGGCACgtatgcagcagcagcgcacgaaGACGTCGCAACCTCAGCAACCGGtccacacagccacacagtCCATCCCGCCTCctcagcaacaacagccccaccagcagcaacaggtgTCGGCAATTGATAGCAGTGGCCCTCAGCAGGACCGTGCTGTCTCGGGCGCCAAGAAACTGCGCCGCGGTGGTatggccgctgcggcgcgccaggacgggggagagggcgcgcCGCAGGGCGGAAACAAGAAAAGTGGGAAGTAA